The genome window TGCCTAATATTGCTGGAGGTAATTATGATATTATCTTGAAACCACAGACAGCAGATGCTACTTTGGATGTACATTCTGTTAAGGTTTATCAGGTCAAGAATCTCAACTCCATTCCTCTCACCGATGAAGAGAAGAAAAATGTTCTTACCACTGCCATGGGAACTTGGATTGATGGTATGATGGAGGCTACTGATGGTTATGTTACATCTTGGGATGTTGTGAACGAGGCCCTTTCTGGTGCCGATAAAGATGGTGATGGCAAGTTTGACTTGCAGTCTGCTAAACGAGGCAACGTTTCAGCTGACGATGCAAAGAACAATTTCTACTGGCAGGATTATCTCGGCGACATCGACTATGTTCGCACAGCCGTGGCTGATGCTCGCAAGAGTTTTGCCGCCCATAATGGTGACCCTGACAAATTGAAACTCTTCATCAATGATTATAACTTGGAGAGCGATTGGGACGACAATGGCAAGTTGAGGAGTTTGATTCAGTGGATCAAGGATTGGGAGGCTGATGGCGTGACCAAGATTGATGGTATCGCATCTCAGATGCATATCTCTTGCTATGCTGATCCTGTCAAACAGGAAAGTGTGAAAAAACATATCGTCAAGATGTTGGAGTTGATGAAGAAAAGTGAAAAGCTTTGCAAGATTTCTGAACTTGATATGGGTTATGTCGATGCCGCTGGCAATTCTGTAACTTATGATCAGATGACCGAGGAACAACACAAGGAAATGCGTGACCTCTACACCTTCGTTCTCCAGAAGTACTTCGAGATTATCCCTGCTGCTCAGCAGTATGGCATCACTCAGTGGTGTGCTACAGATTCTCCTAAGGATTCAGGTTGGCGCAAGGGTGAGCCTACTGGTCTCTGGGATCTCAACTATCTTCGCAAGCATACCTATGCAGGTTTCGCTGTAGGTCTTGGTGCTCCTAAGTATTGGGAGAACTTAGCTGAATAACTGTTAATATGAGTATTAAAGAAAATAAGTATGAAAAAGTTTTTATTGACATTAGTGGCTGTCGTTGTATCTTGTGTTGCTATGGCTGCAAACAATATGCGAAGTGAATCTGTTAATGGCTTCTTTAATATTGAAGGAACGTATAATACCAGTGCGTATCCTGGTAATTACCTGTTGTTGGATTCGAATGATTTTCCGATGAAGTCTGATGTTGTTGGAGTCTGTTTGAACGTCCTACCTGAAGGTTATCATTACCAATGGCTACCAATGTATGGAGCCGAGGGTGTGCAAATCCAAGTCATGCCTGAAACTCGCATCGCTTATATAAGCCAAAATGGAAAAACTGAGGAGTTTGATTTTAAGGTATGTATAATAAATGAGTCAACAGGATACCCTGAAATAGTTAGGACTTTTAAATTCGTATATCATAAGAATTTTTTCGGACCAACTGGGCATCCTATAGATTAATGCTTGGGTTAGCAACATGAAATATGAACATTGAAATAGAACATTAGTTTTTAGGTTTTATCATATAATGATTAACCGAAATATATGTTAGTCGTGATAGGTCAGTTGAGCCATGAGGCTCGACTGACCTTTTTGAATTCTCTTTTTTACACCACGCAAAGGCGTTGAGTGTAAAAGGCATATCTTTTAAAAACTTAACTCAATAAATTGGATGATGAAGAAACTGATAATTTTAGCAGGTTTATTGGTGTCTTTGCAGGCGAATGCGCAAAATTATGCCAAGCAGTGGTGTGCTGACAATGGTGATGGTACTTATACCAATCCAATCATCAACTCAGACTTTCCTGCCCCTGACATTATCCGCGTGGGGGATACCTATTATTATGTATCTACCACAATGTTCTATTTCCCTGGTGCGACAATCTTGAAGTCGCACGACTTGGTGAACTGGGAATATTGTGCCAATCCTCTCCAAAAAATAGCGGAGTCGGAGCCTTTTAATCTCCAGAATGGATATAATCAGTATTCCAAAGGGCAATGGGCTCCTAGTCTGAAATACTACCAAGGTAAGTTTTACCTTCACTTCATCGCCTTCAACCATGAAAAGTTTGCCGATGGTGGTGACTGGATTGCTTTTCGAAAAGCAGGACATCCATCAAGGGGGATTGGTACAGACGCAGACAGGCGAATGGTGGACGATTCTCTTCAAGGATGCAGGTACTATCGGGCGTATTCCGTATCTCGAACCTGTGGTATGGAAAGATGGATGGCCTATTCTCGGTAACAATGGCATTGATGTGAGCAAGGGTGGCAAGTCTTACAAGAAGCCTAATGTAGGTAAGGAATATCCAAAAACATACTTGCCAACCAATGATGGTTTCAACACCGACAAGCTTGGGATGCAGTGGGAATGGAACCACAATCCTGACAATTCGGCATGGTCTTTGACCGAACGACCTGGATTCTTGCGCTTATACACGTCGGGCATTGTGAAGGAAGGCACCGACACCAAGCTCAACGAATTCTTACAGGCGCGCAATACCTTGGCCCAACGCATGTTTGGATACGATAAGGAGGGTGCCTCTACTTCTACCGATACGTATGGCACGATTTGCTTAGATGTATCCCATATGAAGGAAGGTGATGTGGCTGGGCTTTGTGTATTCCAAGACCCCCATGCTTATGTTGCAGTAAAGATGATCAACGGCAAGAAAAGAGTGGTTTACTATCGTGCTCCTTGGTGGGAACCAAAGGCTGCTTGGCAGGGTGTAGTAGATGATACGGAACATTATAGGACGTTTAGCACATCTACTGCTTCGCACAACGATAAGATCTATCTTCGGGCAGTGGCCAATTTCAAAACCAATAAATTGAAGTTCTATATCAGTTGGGACAATCAGAAGTGGTTTGATTTGGGCAAGAACATCGAAACCGAGATGCGCTATACCCTCAAGATATTCACAGGCAATCGCTTTGCCATCTTTAATTATGCAACCCAGCAGAATGGAGGCTATGTGGATGTGGATTGGTTCTCGACAGAAGAGACTGTTGATGAAAATAAATTCAACGATTTGACTGCCATTGAGCAAGTAGAGTCGAAGACTAAACGTATTGTTTCTCGCCAGTTTTATAATGTGTCAGGTGTAAAGTTACCGAGATCTCAGCATGGCTTGAACATTGTGAAGACGCGTTATGAGGATGGAACGGAGAAAACTTATTCTTTTGTTAAGCAATAAAAAACTAAAATAGAAGGTCGGTTGAGCCGTAAGGCCCGATCGGCCTTCTCCTAATAGCGGGAATGGTTCGTAAAAAATAACATATATGATGAAACGATTAATGATAAACTCTAAACTGATGATATGGCTTGGCATCTGCATCGTCTTTGTATGCATTTGCCATTCTGCCGCTACTTACCATTTTTATTACTTGGAACAGTGGAATACGTTTTATTGGGATGCCGATGCCGTCTGCCAAACCTTGGCTAAGCCGGGTGGGGTGGCTATTGTATTGGCAGACTTCCTTATGCAGTTCTTCTGTTATGGGGCTGGGCCCGTTGTGTATGGTATCTTGATGACTTTGGTAGCTTATGCCCAAAGCTTATGGGTGAAAGAGGGAGCCAGATACCTAGGTTGCATCACGGCGGTTGCGATGCTGATGACACTTGTTTCCAATATGAGCTGTTTGCTTGCGGGCAGTGTGTGTTTGGTGATGATTATGTTCTTGGTGGCGGTTGTACTTCGTTGCAGACTTTGGTTGAAGGTTGTCGCAGTCGCTATGATAGCTTTGGTGGTAAGAAGAAATTGCTTGGTTCGAGAAGGTTCTGTGCTAAACTTCATGGCTTATCTGCCTTGGCTTATGGCTGTGGTCGTGGGGGTGTTGCAACTTTGTTATGTTTATCTGCAAAAGCAACTCGGCAAGTATGGCTTGATGGCTCAGTGTGTGGTTGTGCTAGGGGCGGTTGTTGTCCTGTTTGTTTCTAGCTATCAAGCTCAGGACGAATATATGAAGAAAATCTATTATTATGTTCGTCACCAGCAATGGGATGAGATTATCAACCGTAGCAATAGCCGTGGTGCCAAGGGCAATGTCACCTTCCAACTCTGTCGCAATATGGCACTCGCCGAGAAGGGAGAACTGGGAGAAAAACTGCTGATGTTTGACCAGCAAGGCATGAACAGTATCATGGCTTCCGATTTTAAGACCTTGCAGATGAGCATGCTTATGATGGATGTCTATTATGCGATGGGCTATGTGAACATGTCGCAGCTTTGTGCCTTTGAGTCTCAGGAGTATATGGATAATAAAAGCCCATATCTTTGGCAACGATTGGTGGATACGAACATCGAGAATGGCGCCTATGCGGTGGCAGAGAAATATATCAAGCTTTTGGAGCGAACCTTGGCTTACCGTGATTGGGCTAAAGAACGACGCAGATTTCTCTATAACGACAAGGCTGTGAGGGCAGACAAGGTGTTGGGAATGAAACGCAAGTGTATCTTCTCCGATGATAAGTTGATTGGCAACGGTGGCTTCGACAACGACTTGGCTTCCATCGTCAAGGCTTGTCCTGAGCATCGTGCCACTTTGGAGTATTTGGGAGCGATGTATATCGTGGCGAACCAACGATCCAAGTTCTTGGCTCTGATGAAGCAATACATGGGAACGAAGGCTATGCCGCACATTCCAGCCTCCTTTGCCAAGGCAATGGAAGTGTTTTGTAAAAATCCAGAATGAAAGAGTGATTAGATTATGTTAATCCAATAATAAGTGTTTGCAAAATGATGTGCTATATATATAATAATGTGAAATGCAGAATCGGTAGGGTAGTGATGGCTTGCCTCGGATTATGTTTGTTGGCAAGTTGTTCTTCACGAGTGGTTGTTGATAAGCAACTCTCCGAGTCGCCTAAGATATTTCCGGATTATCAGAATGTAACGATTCCTAGTCAGATGGCTCCGCTCCATTTCCGAGTGGAAAAAGAGCCAGGCGAGGTTGTCGCTGCCATTTTTTCCACAGACGATGGAAAGAGCGTAACGGTTCAGGCGGATGATACAGAAGTCTGTATCGGCGAGGGTGATTGGAAAAATCTCATAACTTCCGCTTCTCGCATCGAAGTACAGGTAGTTGTGAGAAGAGGTGAGAATAATTGTGGTCTCAAGCCTTTCTCAATCCACGTCTCGCCTGATAGCATTGACCCCTATATTGCTTATCGCCTAATCGAACCAGGCTATGAGCAATGGTACAAGATGGGCATCTATCAACGTTGTCTTTCCGATTATTCGCAGTCGCCTATCTTGGAGAATACGGTGACGGGGAATAATTGCATGAACTGTCACAACTTCTGCAATCAGAATGCCAAACAGATGATGCTGCATCTGCGTGCGGGAAAGTTGGGAGGCACATACGTGATGCAAGGAGATGGGTTGGCTAAGAAGTTGAGCATCGATGTGGATAGTATCAAGTCGTTGGTTTATCCAGCTTGGCATCCTTCAGGCAAGTTGATCGCTTTCTCAACCAATGATACCCATCAGGGTTTTCACTCATCAGACAGAAATCGCATTGAGGTCTATGACCAGAAGTCGGATGTCGTGGTTTATGACTTGGCATCCAACCATATCTTTACTTCTCCTTTATTGAGCTCGCAACGAAGTTTTGAAACTTATCCTTGTTTCTCACCAGATGGCAAGCGTCTCTATTTCTGTACCGCAGATAGTGTGGAGATGCCTCGTCGTTATAAGGACGTGAAATATAGCGTTTGTTCCATAGCCTTTGATGCTGCCCATCATGCTTTTGGCACCGAGGTAGATACGCTTTTTTCAGCTCATACGACAGGTAAAAGTGCCGTAATGCCTCGCATTTCGCCAGATGGCAAATGGTTGGTGGTTACGGTAGCCGATTATGGTTGTTTCCCTATTTGGCATCATGAGGCAGATCTTTGTATCATCAATCTCCAAACCAAGGAATGTCAACCTTTGTCGGCTGCCAATAGCCGAGATACCGAGAGTTATCACTCATGGAGTAGCAATGGTAGATGGCTCGTCTTTGGCTCGCGCCGAGTAAATGGGCTTTATACGATGCCTTATATTTGTCATATCGACAAGAACGGCAAGGCTTCCAAGCCATTCCTTCTGCCACAGAAATCTCCTGATTTCTACGACAAGTGCTTGAAATCATTCAATATTCCCGAGTTCGTGAAGGATAAAGTGGAGTTGAAAGACATAGAGAAAAAATAATTTTTTCTCGATTTTATTACCACCGTTACCACCACCTAAAATATAGGGAACTACAAAGGGTGATCCTACTGGTCTCTGGGACCTCAACTATTCCTTAAAATGGCACGAAAACGCACTTTTTCTCACTTTTTTTTCGAGAAAAAGTGCGTTTTCGTGCCAAAATCTTTAATTTGGCTTCCCAGAGAAGGACGTGATGTATTAGGCATCCTACAAGCGGAATCTTTATTCACAAGGGTAGAAAAATTGTGATGAAGTAGTTAGGTTTTGTGATAAAATAAAAATCGTTTTGTTGTTTAGATGTCCTTTCACCTTTCATCTATCTTCTTGCATTTCAGATAGATGAAAGGTGAAAGGACTTTTTTGTTTCTTATAGGTGCTCTAGCCAATTCTCGGGAGTGATGATCGTT of Segatella copri contains these proteins:
- a CDS encoding family 43 glycosylhydrolase translates to MKKLIILAGLLVSLQANAQNYAKQWCADNGDGTYTNPIINSDFPAPDIIRVGDTYYYVSTTMFYFPGATILKSHDLVNWEYCANPLQKIAESEPFNLQNGYNQYSKGQWAPSLKYYQGKFYLHFIAFNHEKFADGGDWIAFRKAGHPSRGIGTDADRRMVDDSLQGCRYYRAYSVSRTCGMERWMAYSR
- a CDS encoding DUF6057 family protein — protein: MMKRLMINSKLMIWLGICIVFVCICHSAATYHFYYLEQWNTFYWDADAVCQTLAKPGGVAIVLADFLMQFFCYGAGPVVYGILMTLVAYAQSLWVKEGARYLGCITAVAMLMTLVSNMSCLLAGSVCLVMIMFLVAVVLRCRLWLKVVAVAMIALVVRRNCLVREGSVLNFMAYLPWLMAVVVGVLQLCYVYLQKQLGKYGLMAQCVVVLGAVVVLFVSSYQAQDEYMKKIYYYVRHQQWDEIINRSNSRGAKGNVTFQLCRNMALAEKGELGEKLLMFDQQGMNSIMASDFKTLQMSMLMMDVYYAMGYVNMSQLCAFESQEYMDNKSPYLWQRLVDTNIENGAYAVAEKYIKLLERTLAYRDWAKERRRFLYNDKAVRADKVLGMKRKCIFSDDKLIGNGGFDNDLASIVKACPEHRATLEYLGAMYIVANQRSKFLALMKQYMGTKAMPHIPASFAKAMEVFCKNPE
- a CDS encoding TolB family protein, which produces MKCRIGRVVMACLGLCLLASCSSRVVVDKQLSESPKIFPDYQNVTIPSQMAPLHFRVEKEPGEVVAAIFSTDDGKSVTVQADDTEVCIGEGDWKNLITSASRIEVQVVVRRGENNCGLKPFSIHVSPDSIDPYIAYRLIEPGYEQWYKMGIYQRCLSDYSQSPILENTVTGNNCMNCHNFCNQNAKQMMLHLRAGKLGGTYVMQGDGLAKKLSIDVDSIKSLVYPAWHPSGKLIAFSTNDTHQGFHSSDRNRIEVYDQKSDVVVYDLASNHIFTSPLLSSQRSFETYPCFSPDGKRLYFCTADSVEMPRRYKDVKYSVCSIAFDAAHHAFGTEVDTLFSAHTTGKSAVMPRISPDGKWLVVTVADYGCFPIWHHEADLCIINLQTKECQPLSAANSRDTESYHSWSSNGRWLVFGSRRVNGLYTMPYICHIDKNGKASKPFLLPQKSPDFYDKCLKSFNIPEFVKDKVELKDIEKK